GCGCGGGCAGAGCGTCGTCGCGTACGTCGTGCAGCGCCCCGGCACGGAGCGGGACCCGGACCGGCTGCGCGAGTTCGTGAAGGGCGAGCTGGTGCCGTACAAGTGTCCGCGCGAGATCGTCTATCTGGACGCCCTGCCGCGCACCGCGACAGGCAAGCTGCAACGGTTCCGGCTGCGCGAGCCCGGGCCCGTAGAGTGATCACGTGTCCGAGCAGCACACTCCACGGTCCCTGATCGTCACCTTCTACGGCGCCTACGGGCGCGCGGCCCCCGGCCCGGTGCCCGTCGCCGAGCTGGTCAGGCTCCTCGCCCCGGTCGGCGTGGACGCCCCGTCCGTGCGCTCTTCCGTGTCCCGGCTCAAGCGGCGCGGTCTCCTCGTCCCCGCCCGGACGGCGGCGGGCGCTGCGGGGTACGCCCTCTCGCCGGACGCGCGCCAGCTCCTGGACGACGGCGACCGGCGCATCTACGCCTCTCCCCCGGCGGCGCGGCAGGGCGGCGGCTGGGTGCTCGCCGTGTTCTCCGTGCCGGAGTCGGAACGCCAGAAGCGGCACGTGCTGCGCTCCCGCCTTGCCGGGCTCGGCTTCGGAACGGCCGCCCCGGGGGTGTGGATCGCCCCGGCGCACCTCTACGAAGAGACCCGGCACACCCTGGAGCGGCTCCAACTGTCCTCGTACGTGGACCTGTTCCGCGGCGAGCACCTGGGCTTCGCGGCGACGGCCGACGCGGTGGCCCGCTGGTGGGACCTGTCCTCCATCGCCAAGGAGCACGAGGTGTTCCTCGACCGGCACGAGCCGGTGCTCAGGGCCTGGCAGGGGCGCGCGGACACCCCGCCGGAGGAGGCGTACCGCGACTATCTCCTGGCCCTGGACTCCTGGCGCCGGCTGCCCTACGCCGATCCGGGGCTGCCGGGGGAACTCCTCCCCGAGGGGTGGCCCGGAGACCGGTCCGCCGAGGTGTTCACGGCCCTCGACGGACGACTGCGGGACGCGGGAGCGTACTTCGTGACGCTCAACTCCCCAGCTTGAGACGGGGCTTGGGGGCATCCGTGCGACCGGTCTGAGGCCGGCGGCTGCCCGCCCCGTACTGCACGGGCCAGCTGACGCCCGGTCCGGCGTACCCCTGCTCGGCCGCCGCGTGGAGGGTCCAGTGCGGGTCGTACAGATGCGGGCGCGCGAGCGCGCACAGGTCCGTTCGGCCCGCCAGAATCAGCGAGTTGACGTCGTCCCAGGAGGAGATGGCTCCGACGGTGAGGACGGGGACGCCGGTTTCGTTGCGGATGCGGTCGGCGAACGGCGTCTGGTAGGAGCGGCCGTACGCGGGGCGTTCGTCAGAGACGACCTGGCCGGTCGAGACGTCGATCGCGTCGGCTCCGTGCGCGGCGAAGGAGCGGGCGATCTCGACGGCGTCGTCCGCGGTGGTGCCGCCGTCGGCCCAGTCGGTGGCCGAGACGCGGACGGTCATGGGTTTGCCGTCCGGCCACAACTCCCTTACCGCGTCGAAGACTTCGAGGGGGAAACGCATGCGGTTGGCCAGCGAGCCACCGTATTCGTCGGTCCGTCGGTTGGTCAGCGGCGAGAGGAAGCCGGACAGCAGATAGCCGTGGGCGCAGTGCAGTTCGAGGAGGTCGAAGCCGCTCCGCTCGGCCCGCCGGGCCGCCTCCGTGAACTGTTCGCGGATCTCGGCGAGCCCGGTCCGGTCCAGCTCATGCGGGCGCTGGCTGCCCGCCTTGTACGGGAGGGGCGAGGGCGCCACCAGCGGCCAGTTCCCCTCCTCCAGGGGTTCGTCGATGCCCTCCCACATCAGCTTCGTCGAGCCCTTGCGTCCCGCGTGGCCGAGCTGCACGCCGATCGCGGTGCCGGGCGCCTGCGCGTGCACGAAGTCGGTGATGCGGCGCCAGGCGTCGGCCTGTCCTTCGGTGTAGAGCCCGGCGCAGCCCGGCGTGATGCGGCCCCGGTCGCTGACGCACACCATCTCGGTCATGACCAGGCCCGCGCCACCGAGCGCCCGTGCGCCCAGGTGGACGAGGTGGAAGTCGCCGGGGACGCCGTCCACCGCGGAGTACATGTCCATGGGGGACACGACCACGCGGTTGCGCAGGGTGAGGCCGCGCAGCCGGAAGGGCGTGAACATCGGCGGTGTACCGGCCGGACAGCCGAAGTCGCGCTCGACGGACTCGGTGAAGTGGGCGTCGCGCAGGCGCAGGTTGTCGTGGGTGACGCGGCGGCTGCGGGTGAGCAGGTTGAACGCGAACTGGCGCGGCGGCTGGCCGAGATGGTCCGGGAGCCGCTCGAACCACTCCAGGCTCGCGCGGGCCGCGCGCTGCGTGGACTCGACGACGGGACGGCGCTCCGTCTCGTACGCGGCGAGTGCGTCGGCGATGTCCGGCTGCTCCTCCAGGCAGGCGGCGAGCGCGAGCGCGTCCTCGACGGCGAGCTTGGTGCCGGAGCCGATGGAGAAGTGCGCGGTGTGGGCCGCGTCGCCGAGAAGCACCGTATTGCCGTGGGACCAGCGCTTGTTGACGACCGTGCGGAAGTTGATCCAGGCGGACTTGTTGCCGCGCAGCGTCCGGCCGTCGAGCGCGTCGGCGAAGATCTTGGCGCAGCGCTCGGACGACTCCCGCTCGTCGAGCTCCGCGAACCCGGCCGCCTCCCACACCTCTTCGCGCATCTCGACGATGACCGTGGACTCGCCCGTGCCGGCCGTGGAGAAGGGGTAGCCGTGCAGCTGCATCACGCCGTGCTCGGTCTCGGCGATCTCGAAACGGAAGGCATCGAAGGCGAAGTCGGCGGCGAGCCAGATGTAGCGACAGCGGTGCGTCTCGACGCTCGGCCCGAACGCTTCGGCGTGCGCCTCGCGCGTGAGACTGTGCACGCCGTCCGCCGCGATCACCAGGTCGTACGCGGCGGAGAGCTCGGCGGCGGGCGGGGCCTCGGACCGGAAGCGCAGGTCGACGCCGAGTTCACGGCACCGCTCGTGCAGGATGCCCAGCAGCCTGCGCCGACCGAGGGCCGCGAAGCCGTGCCCGCCGGAGGTGTGCCGGCTCCCCCGGTGCACGATGTCGATGTCGTCCCAGCGGACGAACTCGGCCTGGAGGGCGCGGTAGACGACGGGATCGGCGTGCTCGATGCCGCCGA
This Streptomyces sp. NBC_01283 DNA region includes the following protein-coding sequences:
- a CDS encoding PaaX family transcriptional regulator C-terminal domain-containing protein, whose protein sequence is MSEQHTPRSLIVTFYGAYGRAAPGPVPVAELVRLLAPVGVDAPSVRSSVSRLKRRGLLVPARTAAGAAGYALSPDARQLLDDGDRRIYASPPAARQGGGWVLAVFSVPESERQKRHVLRSRLAGLGFGTAAPGVWIAPAHLYEETRHTLERLQLSSYVDLFRGEHLGFAATADAVARWWDLSSIAKEHEVFLDRHEPVLRAWQGRADTPPEEAYRDYLLALDSWRRLPYADPGLPGELLPEGWPGDRSAEVFTALDGRLRDAGAYFVTLNSPA
- a CDS encoding bifunctional salicylyl-CoA 5-hydroxylase/oxidoreductase, which encodes MAGALTVTAPDRGSAHRIAVIGGGPGGLYAAALLKRLDPEREITVWERNAPDDTFGFGVVLSDETLGGIEHADPVVYRALQAEFVRWDDIDIVHRGSRHTSGGHGFAALGRRRLLGILHERCRELGVDLRFRSEAPPAAELSAAYDLVIAADGVHSLTREAHAEAFGPSVETHRCRYIWLAADFAFDAFRFEIAETEHGVMQLHGYPFSTAGTGESTVIVEMREEVWEAAGFAELDERESSERCAKIFADALDGRTLRGNKSAWINFRTVVNKRWSHGNTVLLGDAAHTAHFSIGSGTKLAVEDALALAACLEEQPDIADALAAYETERRPVVESTQRAARASLEWFERLPDHLGQPPRQFAFNLLTRSRRVTHDNLRLRDAHFTESVERDFGCPAGTPPMFTPFRLRGLTLRNRVVVSPMDMYSAVDGVPGDFHLVHLGARALGGAGLVMTEMVCVSDRGRITPGCAGLYTEGQADAWRRITDFVHAQAPGTAIGVQLGHAGRKGSTKLMWEGIDEPLEEGNWPLVAPSPLPYKAGSQRPHELDRTGLAEIREQFTEAARRAERSGFDLLELHCAHGYLLSGFLSPLTNRRTDEYGGSLANRMRFPLEVFDAVRELWPDGKPMTVRVSATDWADGGTTADDAVEIARSFAAHGADAIDVSTGQVVSDERPAYGRSYQTPFADRIRNETGVPVLTVGAISSWDDVNSLILAGRTDLCALARPHLYDPHWTLHAAAEQGYAGPGVSWPVQYGAGSRRPQTGRTDAPKPRLKLGS